A single genomic interval of Ischnura elegans chromosome 3, ioIscEleg1.1, whole genome shotgun sequence harbors:
- the LOC124156487 gene encoding peroxisome assembly protein 12: MAERGAHMTAVSYPRPSIFELLAQESLASTIHPSCHQLAQFLATRNPERFGWVSNWFQETYFLMQLIVQYHYLRKHGASFSENFYGLVRVPIGSERLTGRHLRASLFTLVVVRYLKIKIDNWVKERKASSSSLSTEGEGWRAKFENVIIQSHGLFHAAWESVCLIQILTYMAGVSPTHSPLLSLSSLTLTNSSADTETEWHWKNIWRSELFPKLRFPALALTVVGNVLSHSLEMGAFFLQFLNWWNVEGGKGSVLEPPSIPEPPTLESNDENNRFSGKCPLCLGPRRVETVLPISGYVFCFRCIFSYVREHGCCPVTKYPTSLDELTRVHAEEN; the protein is encoded by the exons ATGGCAGAAAGAGGAGCGCACATGACAGCCGTTTCCTATCCCAGACCGTCAATATTCGAGTTATTAGCCCAAGAATCCCTTGCCTCTACGATTCATCCTTCATGCCATCAACTTGCCCAG TTTCTGGCAACTCGGAATCCAGAAAGGTTTGGTTGGGTTTCCAATTGGTTtcaagaaacatattttttaatgcaactaATTGTTCAATACCACTACTTGAGAAAGCATG GAGCATCTTTCTCTGAGAATTTTTACGGTCTGGTCCGAGTTCCTATTGGATCTGAGAGGCTTACTGGTCGTCATTTGCGAGCGTCCCTATTTACCCTTGTGGTTGTCAGGTACCTAAAAATAAAGATAGACAATTGGGTGAAGGAGCGAAAAGCATCCAGTAGCAGTCTGTCCACGGAAGGTGAG GGATGGAGAGCCAAATTTGAAAATGTCATCATTCAAAGCCATGGATTGTTCCACGCTGCATGGGAAAGTGTTTGCTTAATCCAAATACTAACATACATGGCTGGAGTATCACCAACGCATAGTCCTTTGCTGTCACTTTCCAGTCTTACCCTTACCAACTCCTCAGCAGATACTGAAACTGAATGGCATTGGAAAAACATATGGAGGAGTGAACTATTTCCTAAACTAAG gtTCCCAGCACTTGCTTTGACGGTGGTGGGGAATGTTTTGAGCCATTCTCTAGAGATGGGTGccttttttcttcagtttttaaaCTGGTGGAATGTTGAAGGAGGCAAGGGAAGTGTGTTGGAGCCACCAAGCATCCCAGAACCCCCCACTCTGGAG tctaatgatgaaaataaccGCTTCAGTGGAAAATGCCCACTTTGTTTGGGACCAAGGAGAGTGGAGACAGTACTTCCAATATCTGG ATATGTTTTCTGCTTCCGTTGTATATTCAGCTATGTGAGAGAACATGGATGTTGCCCAGTAACCAAGTATCCTACATCTCTTGATGAGCTGACTAGAGTCCATGCAGAAGAAAACTGA